From Bos mutus isolate GX-2022 chromosome 5, NWIPB_WYAK_1.1, whole genome shotgun sequence, one genomic window encodes:
- the NCKAP5L gene encoding nck-associated protein 5-like isoform X2 yields the protein MLESRAIPKNPGQGFSWAPGKVTILAACVSVPAWVRRQRQPAGASLTYPQGLMSEAMDQSAGSPGNLNPGEGGDGSTEPGTCQELLHRLRELEAENSALAQANENQRETYERCLDEVANHVVQALLNQKDLREECIKLKKRVFDLERQNQMLSALFQQKLQLTAGSLPQIPLAPLQPPSEPPASPSLSSAEGPATPLPLGRCAGQREVCWEQQLRSGGPGPPATPPPALDALSPFLQKKAQILEVLRALEETDPLLLCSPATPWQPPGEGPGSPEPINGELCGPPQPEPSPWAPYLLLGPGSLGGLLHWERFLGGPGEEEGAGRPWGPGRGSPQAQGTGSGPPCAPGSSSSSSSDEAGDPNEAPSPDTLLGALARKQLNLGQLLEDTESYLQAFLAGAACPLSGDHPGPRQPSSPDQGPPQLSKSKGLPKSAWVGGTPEANRPGFGATSEGQGSLPFLSMFMGAGDTPLGSRPGHPHSSSQVKSKLQIGPPSPGEAQGPLLPSPARGLKFLKLPPASEKVPSPGGPQLSPQLPRNSRIPCRNSGSDGSPSPLLARRGLGGGELSPEGAQGLPTSPSPCSMTPDSAQLRPPQPALSATLSPGPTVSPCYENILDLSRNTFRGPSPEPPPSPLQVPTYPQLTLEVPRVPEVLRSPGIPSSPCHPESCPYEGTQEKSSDKAGSESPHPGRRGPGSSSKKPSQGAGRRPGDPGYTPLRDRLAALGKLKTGPEGPQGPEKNGVPVKPGTEKARVAGKSGESTGDTAPPASRPPEQPEAKGALRGAVALGTSSLKQQESGLLGDPGARVYSSHSMGARVDLEPVSPRSCLTKVELAKSRLAGALCPQVPRTPAKVPTSAPSLGKPNKSPHSSPTKLPSKSPTKVVPRPVVPPATKELPKPDKGKGPPWADCGGTVAQPMSPAPGPADPGPGPEGRAPHSAIEEKVMKGIEENMLRLQGQERAPGTEAKHRNTSSIASWFGLKKSKLPALNRRTETTKGKEGAGGSPLRKEVKVEARKLEAESLNISKLMAKAEDLRRALEEEKAYLSSRARPRPGGPAPGTSAGLGQGQGQLVGMYQGADTFMQQLLNRVDGKELPPKSWREPKPEYGDFQPVSSDPKNPWPACGPRNGLVGPLQGCGKPGKPSIEPGRREEMPSEDSLAEPVTTSHFTACGSLTRTLDSGIGTFPPPDHGSSGTPSKNLPKTKPPRLEPPPGVPPARPPPLTKVPRRAHTLEREVPGIEELLVSGRHPSMPAFPALLTAAPGHRGHQTCPDDPCEDPGPPPPVQLAKNWTFPNARAAGGSSDPFLCPPRQLEGLPRTPMALPVDGKRSLEPTRPAPAPQGPAFGGSRTPSTSDVGEEGRVASGGPPGLETSESLSDSLYDSLSSCGSQG from the exons ATGCTTGAAAGCAGGGCCATCCCGAAAAACCCAGGCCAGGggttttcctgggctccag GCAAGGTGACCATTCTGGCTGCGTGCGTGAGTGTGCCAGCCTGGGTGAGGAGGCAGAGACAG CCTGCTGGGGCTTCTCTCACTTATCCCCAGGGCCTGATGTCAGAGGCCATGGACCAGTCGGCCGGGAGCCCTGGAAACCTGAACCCAGGAGAAGGTGGTGATGGCAGCACGGAGCCGGGCACCTGCCAGGAACTCCTGCACCGGCTGCGGGAGCTGGAG gcAGAGAACTCAGCACTCGCCCAAGCCAACGAAAATCAGCGGGAGACCTACGAGCGCTGTCTGGACGAG GTTGCCAACCACGTGGTGCAGGCACTGCTGAACCAAAAG GACCTGCGAGAGGAGTGCATCAAGCTGAAGAAGAGGGTGTTTGACCTGGAAAGGCAGAACCAGATGCTGAGCGCCCTGTTTCAGCAGAAGCTCCAGCTGACAGCGGGCTCCCTCCCTCAG ATCCCACTTGCCCCACTCCAGCCGCCTTCAGAGCCACCGGCCTCGCCCTCCCTGAGCTCCGCCGAGGGACCGGCCACCCCGCTGCCTCTGGGGCGCTGTGCTGGGCAGAGAGAG GTGTGTTGGGAGCAGCAGCTGCGGTCAGGAGGCCCAGGACCcccagccaccccacccccagcgctGGATGCCCTCTCcccattccttcaaaagaaagcGCAGATCCTGGAGGTGCTGAGAGCCCTGGAAGAGACGGACCCCTTGCTTCTGTGCTCACCTGCTACCCCCTGGCAGCCTCCAGGCGAGGGTCCTGGCTCCCCAGAGCCCATCAATGGCGAGCTGTGTGGCCCGCCTCAGCCTGAACCCTCTCCCTGGGCCCCCTACCTGCTACTAGGTCCTGGCAGCCTGGGAGGCCTGCTGCACTGGGAGCGCTTCTTAGGGGgtccaggggaggaggagggtgctGGGCGGCCCTGGGGCCCTGGCAGGGGCTCCCCACAGGCCCAGGGCACTGGTTCTGGGCCGCCCTGTGCGCCAGGCAGtagctcctcctcctcttctgatGAGGCCGGTGACCCCAATGAGGCCCCCAGCCCGGACACCCTGCTAGGGGCCCTGGCCCGCAAGCAGTTGAACCTGGGCCAGCTCCTTGAAGACACAGAGTCTTACCTACAGGCCTTTTTGGCCGGGGCTGCTTGCCCACTCAGTGGGGACCACCCGGGTCCCAGGCAGCCATCCTCCCCAGACCAGGGGCCCCCACAACTGTCCAAGTCCAAAGGCCTCCCCAAGTCAGCTTGGGTTGGGGGTACCCCAGAGGCCAACAGGCCAGGCTTTGGTGCTACCTCAGAGGGCCAGGGGTCCCTCCCCTTCCTCAGCATGTTCATGGGTGCAGGGGACACCCCCCTGGGCTCACGGCCTGGCCACCCCCACTCTTCATCTCAGGTGAAAAGCAAGCTCCAAATTGGCCCCCCTTCTcctggggaagcccaaggacCCCTTCTGCCCTCTCCAGCCAGAGGTCTCAAATTTCTAAAGCTGCCTCCAGCCTCAGAGAAGGTCCCCAGCCCAGGAGGTCCCCAGCTTAGCCCCCAGCTCCCCCGGAATTCCCGAATACCCTGTCGGaacagtggctcagacggtagccCCTCCCCACTGCTGGCCCGCAGGGGTCTGGGCGGAGGAGAGCTGTCCCCAGAGGGGGCACAGGGCCTGCCCACCAGCCCTTCACCCTGCTCCATGACCCCTGACTCTGCACAGCTCAGACCTCCCCAGCCAGCCTTGTCCGCTACACTTTCCCCAGGACCCACAGTGTCTCCTTGCTACGAGAACATTCTGGACCTTTCCCGGAACACCTTTAGGGGGCCTTCCCCAGAGCCACCTCCATCTCCTCTGCAGGTGCCCACCTACCCACAACTAACTCTGGAGGTGCCACGGGTCCCTGAGGTCCTCAGAAGCCCTGGCATCCCCTCCAGCCCTTGCCACCCAGAATCCTGCCCCTATGAGGGCACCCAGGAGAAGAGTTCGGACAAGGCAGGCTCCGAGTCTCCCCATCCTGGCCGCAGGGGCCCAGGCAGCTCGTCCAAGAAGCCCAGCCAAGGGGCAGGACGGCGACCTGGGGATCCTGGCTACACGCCTCTGCGGGACAGACTGGCAGCCCTGGGAAAACTGAAGACTGGCCCTGAGGGGCCTCAGGGCCCAGAAAAGAATGGGGTGCCTGTCAAACCTGGCACTGAGAAGGCCCGGGTAGCAGGGAAGTCAGGGGAGAGCACTGGAGACACAGCACCCCCTGCTTCCAGGCCCCCTGAGCAGCCAGAAGCCAAGGGGGCCCTGCGAGGGGCAGTGGCCTTAGGCACAAGCAGCCTGAAGCAACAGGAATCTGGGCTCCTGGGGGACCCCGGGGCCCGAGTCTACTCTTCCCACTCCATGGGGGCCCGGGTGGACCTGGAGCCTGTCTCACCAAGGAGCTGCCTCACCAAAGTGGAGCTGGCCAAGAGCCGGCTGGCAGGGGCCCTGTGCCCCCAGGTACCCCGCACCCCTGCCAAAGTGCCAACCTCAGCCCCCAGCCTTGGCAAGCCCAATAAGAGCCCCCACAGCAGCCCAACCAAGCTGCCTTCAAAGTCACCCACCAAGGTGGTGCCCCGACCTGTGGTCCCACCAGCCACCAAGGAGCTCCCCAAACCTGACAAGGGGAAGGGCCCACCCTGGGCAGACTGTGGTGGCACCGTGGCCCAGCCCATGTCCCCAGCACCTGGCCCTGCGGACCCAGGCCCAGGCCCTGAGGGGCGGGCTCCACACTCGGCCATTGAGGAGAAGGTGATGAAGGGCATCGAGGAGAACATGCTGCGGCTCCAGGGCCAGGAGCGGGCCCCCGGCACCGAGGCCAAGCATCGGAACACCAGCAGCATCGCCAGCTGGTTTGGCCTTAAGAAGAGCAAGTTGCCAGCGTTAAACCGCCGCACAGAGACCACCAAGGGCAAAGAAGGGGCTGGGGGCTCCCCGCTCCGGAAGGAGGTCAAGGTGGAAGCCCGGAAGCTGGAGGCTGAGAGTCTCAACATCTCCAAGCTGATGGCTAAGGCGGAAGACCTGCGccgggccctggaggaggaaaaggcctACCTGAGCAGCAGGGCCCGGCCTCGGCCCGGGGGCCCAGCACCAGGGACCAGTgcaggcctggggcaggggcagggccagcTGGTTGGCATGTACCAGGGTGCAGACACCTTCATGCAGCAGCTTCTCAACAG GGTGGATGGCAAGGAACTGCCCCCCAAGAGCTGGCGGGAACCCAAACCTGAGTATGGCGATTTCCAGCCAGTGTCCTCTGACCCCAAGAACCCCTGGCCCGCCTGTGGGCCCCGAAATGGCCTGGTGGGCCCTCTCCAGGGCTGTGGAAAACCTGGGAAG CCAAGCATCGAGCCAGGGAGGCGAGAAGAGATGCCCTCCGAGGACAGTCTGGCGGAGCCAGTGACCACCTCACACTTCACAG cctgtggCTCTTTGACTCGAACCCTGGACAGTGGCATTGGGACCTTCCCGCCCCCAGACCATGGCAGCAGTGGGACCCCCAGCAAGAATCTTCCGAAGACCAAGCCACCACGGCTGGAGCCCCCACCAGGGGTGCCCCCAGCTCGGCCCCCACCCCTTACCAAAGTCCCCCGCCGTGCCCACACACTGGAGCGTGAGGTGCCTGGCATAGAGGAGCTGCTGGTGAGCGGGAGGCACCCCAGCATGCCGGCCTTCCCTGCCCTGCTCACCGCTGCCCCAGGCCACCGGGGCCATCAGACCTGTCCAGACG ATCCCTGCGAAGACCCAGGCCCACCCCCTCCAGTCCAGCTGGCCAAGAACTGGACCTTCCCCAATGCCAGGGCAGCCGGCGGTTCCTCTGACCCTTTCTTATGCCCACCCCGACAACTGGAGGGGCTGCCCAGGACCCCCATG gCCCTCCCCGTGGATGGAAAGCGGAGCCTGGAGCCCACCCGCCCTGCCCCTGCGCCCCAGGGCCCGGCATTTGGGGGCAGCCGCACCCCCAGCACATCGGACGTGGGCGAGGAAGGGAGAGTGGCCAGCGGGGGACCCCCGGGGCTGGAGACCTCTGAGTCTCTCAGCGACTCGCTCTACGACTCGCTGTCCTCTTGCGGGAGTCAGGGCTGA
- the NCKAP5L gene encoding nck-associated protein 5-like isoform X5, producing the protein MSEAMDQSAGSPGNLNPGEGGDGSTEPGTCQELLHRLRELEAENSALAQANENQRETYERCLDEVANHVVQALLNQKDLREECIKLKKRVFDLERQNQMLSALFQQKLQLTAGSLPQIPLAPLQPPSEPPASPSLSSAEGPATPLPLGRCAGQREVCWEQQLRSGGPGPPATPPPALDALSPFLQKKAQILEVLRALEETDPLLLCSPATPWQPPGEGPGSPEPINGELCGPPQPEPSPWAPYLLLGPGSLGGLLHWERFLGGPGEEEGAGRPWGPGRGSPQAQGTGSGPPCAPGSSSSSSSDEAGDPNEAPSPDTLLGALARKQLNLGQLLEDTESYLQAFLAGAACPLSGDHPGPRQPSSPDQGPPQLSKSKGLPKSAWVGGTPEANRPGFGATSEGQGSLPFLSMFMGAGDTPLGSRPGHPHSSSQVKSKLQIGPPSPGEAQGPLLPSPARGLKFLKLPPASEKVPSPGGPQLSPQLPRNSRIPCRNSGSDGSPSPLLARRGLGGGELSPEGAQGLPTSPSPCSMTPDSAQLRPPQPALSATLSPGPTVSPCYENILDLSRNTFRGPSPEPPPSPLQVPTYPQLTLEVPRVPEVLRSPGIPSSPCHPESCPYEGTQEKSSDKAGSESPHPGRRGPGSSSKKPSQGAGRRPGDPGYTPLRDRLAALGKLKTGPEGPQGPEKNGVPVKPGTEKARVAGKSGESTGDTAPPASRPPEQPEAKGALRGAVALGTSSLKQQESGLLGDPGARVYSSHSMGARVDLEPVSPRSCLTKVELAKSRLAGALCPQVPRTPAKVPTSAPSLGKPNKSPHSSPTKLPSKSPTKVVPRPVVPPATKELPKPDKGKGPPWADCGGTVAQPMSPAPGPADPGPGPEGRAPHSAIEEKVMKGIEENMLRLQGQERAPGTEAKHRNTSSIASWFGLKKSKLPALNRRTETTKGKEGAGGSPLRKEVKVEARKLEAESLNISKLMAKAEDLRRALEEEKAYLSSRARPRPGGPAPGTSAGLGQGQGQLVGMYQGADTFMQQLLNRVDGKELPPKSWREPKPEYGDFQPVSSDPKNPWPACGPRNGLVGPLQGCGKPGKPSIEPGRREEMPSEDSLAEPVTTSHFTACGSLTRTLDSGIGTFPPPDHGSSGTPSKNLPKTKPPRLEPPPGVPPARPPPLTKVPRRAHTLEREVPGIEELLVSGRHPSMPAFPALLTAAPGHRGHQTCPDDPCEDPGPPPPVQLAKNWTFPNARAAGGSSDPFLCPPRQLEGLPRTPMALPVDGKRSLEPTRPAPAPQGPAFGGSRTPSTSDVGEEGRVASGGPPGLETSESLSDSLYDSLSSCGSQG; encoded by the exons ATGTCAGAGGCCATGGACCAGTCGGCCGGGAGCCCTGGAAACCTGAACCCAGGAGAAGGTGGTGATGGCAGCACGGAGCCGGGCACCTGCCAGGAACTCCTGCACCGGCTGCGGGAGCTGGAG gcAGAGAACTCAGCACTCGCCCAAGCCAACGAAAATCAGCGGGAGACCTACGAGCGCTGTCTGGACGAG GTTGCCAACCACGTGGTGCAGGCACTGCTGAACCAAAAG GACCTGCGAGAGGAGTGCATCAAGCTGAAGAAGAGGGTGTTTGACCTGGAAAGGCAGAACCAGATGCTGAGCGCCCTGTTTCAGCAGAAGCTCCAGCTGACAGCGGGCTCCCTCCCTCAG ATCCCACTTGCCCCACTCCAGCCGCCTTCAGAGCCACCGGCCTCGCCCTCCCTGAGCTCCGCCGAGGGACCGGCCACCCCGCTGCCTCTGGGGCGCTGTGCTGGGCAGAGAGAG GTGTGTTGGGAGCAGCAGCTGCGGTCAGGAGGCCCAGGACCcccagccaccccacccccagcgctGGATGCCCTCTCcccattccttcaaaagaaagcGCAGATCCTGGAGGTGCTGAGAGCCCTGGAAGAGACGGACCCCTTGCTTCTGTGCTCACCTGCTACCCCCTGGCAGCCTCCAGGCGAGGGTCCTGGCTCCCCAGAGCCCATCAATGGCGAGCTGTGTGGCCCGCCTCAGCCTGAACCCTCTCCCTGGGCCCCCTACCTGCTACTAGGTCCTGGCAGCCTGGGAGGCCTGCTGCACTGGGAGCGCTTCTTAGGGGgtccaggggaggaggagggtgctGGGCGGCCCTGGGGCCCTGGCAGGGGCTCCCCACAGGCCCAGGGCACTGGTTCTGGGCCGCCCTGTGCGCCAGGCAGtagctcctcctcctcttctgatGAGGCCGGTGACCCCAATGAGGCCCCCAGCCCGGACACCCTGCTAGGGGCCCTGGCCCGCAAGCAGTTGAACCTGGGCCAGCTCCTTGAAGACACAGAGTCTTACCTACAGGCCTTTTTGGCCGGGGCTGCTTGCCCACTCAGTGGGGACCACCCGGGTCCCAGGCAGCCATCCTCCCCAGACCAGGGGCCCCCACAACTGTCCAAGTCCAAAGGCCTCCCCAAGTCAGCTTGGGTTGGGGGTACCCCAGAGGCCAACAGGCCAGGCTTTGGTGCTACCTCAGAGGGCCAGGGGTCCCTCCCCTTCCTCAGCATGTTCATGGGTGCAGGGGACACCCCCCTGGGCTCACGGCCTGGCCACCCCCACTCTTCATCTCAGGTGAAAAGCAAGCTCCAAATTGGCCCCCCTTCTcctggggaagcccaaggacCCCTTCTGCCCTCTCCAGCCAGAGGTCTCAAATTTCTAAAGCTGCCTCCAGCCTCAGAGAAGGTCCCCAGCCCAGGAGGTCCCCAGCTTAGCCCCCAGCTCCCCCGGAATTCCCGAATACCCTGTCGGaacagtggctcagacggtagccCCTCCCCACTGCTGGCCCGCAGGGGTCTGGGCGGAGGAGAGCTGTCCCCAGAGGGGGCACAGGGCCTGCCCACCAGCCCTTCACCCTGCTCCATGACCCCTGACTCTGCACAGCTCAGACCTCCCCAGCCAGCCTTGTCCGCTACACTTTCCCCAGGACCCACAGTGTCTCCTTGCTACGAGAACATTCTGGACCTTTCCCGGAACACCTTTAGGGGGCCTTCCCCAGAGCCACCTCCATCTCCTCTGCAGGTGCCCACCTACCCACAACTAACTCTGGAGGTGCCACGGGTCCCTGAGGTCCTCAGAAGCCCTGGCATCCCCTCCAGCCCTTGCCACCCAGAATCCTGCCCCTATGAGGGCACCCAGGAGAAGAGTTCGGACAAGGCAGGCTCCGAGTCTCCCCATCCTGGCCGCAGGGGCCCAGGCAGCTCGTCCAAGAAGCCCAGCCAAGGGGCAGGACGGCGACCTGGGGATCCTGGCTACACGCCTCTGCGGGACAGACTGGCAGCCCTGGGAAAACTGAAGACTGGCCCTGAGGGGCCTCAGGGCCCAGAAAAGAATGGGGTGCCTGTCAAACCTGGCACTGAGAAGGCCCGGGTAGCAGGGAAGTCAGGGGAGAGCACTGGAGACACAGCACCCCCTGCTTCCAGGCCCCCTGAGCAGCCAGAAGCCAAGGGGGCCCTGCGAGGGGCAGTGGCCTTAGGCACAAGCAGCCTGAAGCAACAGGAATCTGGGCTCCTGGGGGACCCCGGGGCCCGAGTCTACTCTTCCCACTCCATGGGGGCCCGGGTGGACCTGGAGCCTGTCTCACCAAGGAGCTGCCTCACCAAAGTGGAGCTGGCCAAGAGCCGGCTGGCAGGGGCCCTGTGCCCCCAGGTACCCCGCACCCCTGCCAAAGTGCCAACCTCAGCCCCCAGCCTTGGCAAGCCCAATAAGAGCCCCCACAGCAGCCCAACCAAGCTGCCTTCAAAGTCACCCACCAAGGTGGTGCCCCGACCTGTGGTCCCACCAGCCACCAAGGAGCTCCCCAAACCTGACAAGGGGAAGGGCCCACCCTGGGCAGACTGTGGTGGCACCGTGGCCCAGCCCATGTCCCCAGCACCTGGCCCTGCGGACCCAGGCCCAGGCCCTGAGGGGCGGGCTCCACACTCGGCCATTGAGGAGAAGGTGATGAAGGGCATCGAGGAGAACATGCTGCGGCTCCAGGGCCAGGAGCGGGCCCCCGGCACCGAGGCCAAGCATCGGAACACCAGCAGCATCGCCAGCTGGTTTGGCCTTAAGAAGAGCAAGTTGCCAGCGTTAAACCGCCGCACAGAGACCACCAAGGGCAAAGAAGGGGCTGGGGGCTCCCCGCTCCGGAAGGAGGTCAAGGTGGAAGCCCGGAAGCTGGAGGCTGAGAGTCTCAACATCTCCAAGCTGATGGCTAAGGCGGAAGACCTGCGccgggccctggaggaggaaaaggcctACCTGAGCAGCAGGGCCCGGCCTCGGCCCGGGGGCCCAGCACCAGGGACCAGTgcaggcctggggcaggggcagggccagcTGGTTGGCATGTACCAGGGTGCAGACACCTTCATGCAGCAGCTTCTCAACAG GGTGGATGGCAAGGAACTGCCCCCCAAGAGCTGGCGGGAACCCAAACCTGAGTATGGCGATTTCCAGCCAGTGTCCTCTGACCCCAAGAACCCCTGGCCCGCCTGTGGGCCCCGAAATGGCCTGGTGGGCCCTCTCCAGGGCTGTGGAAAACCTGGGAAG CCAAGCATCGAGCCAGGGAGGCGAGAAGAGATGCCCTCCGAGGACAGTCTGGCGGAGCCAGTGACCACCTCACACTTCACAG cctgtggCTCTTTGACTCGAACCCTGGACAGTGGCATTGGGACCTTCCCGCCCCCAGACCATGGCAGCAGTGGGACCCCCAGCAAGAATCTTCCGAAGACCAAGCCACCACGGCTGGAGCCCCCACCAGGGGTGCCCCCAGCTCGGCCCCCACCCCTTACCAAAGTCCCCCGCCGTGCCCACACACTGGAGCGTGAGGTGCCTGGCATAGAGGAGCTGCTGGTGAGCGGGAGGCACCCCAGCATGCCGGCCTTCCCTGCCCTGCTCACCGCTGCCCCAGGCCACCGGGGCCATCAGACCTGTCCAGACG ATCCCTGCGAAGACCCAGGCCCACCCCCTCCAGTCCAGCTGGCCAAGAACTGGACCTTCCCCAATGCCAGGGCAGCCGGCGGTTCCTCTGACCCTTTCTTATGCCCACCCCGACAACTGGAGGGGCTGCCCAGGACCCCCATG gCCCTCCCCGTGGATGGAAAGCGGAGCCTGGAGCCCACCCGCCCTGCCCCTGCGCCCCAGGGCCCGGCATTTGGGGGCAGCCGCACCCCCAGCACATCGGACGTGGGCGAGGAAGGGAGAGTGGCCAGCGGGGGACCCCCGGGGCTGGAGACCTCTGAGTCTCTCAGCGACTCGCTCTACGACTCGCTGTCCTCTTGCGGGAGTCAGGGCTGA